The Antedon mediterranea chromosome 7, ecAntMedi1.1, whole genome shotgun sequence genome has a segment encoding these proteins:
- the LOC140055437 gene encoding E3 ubiquitin-protein ligase TRIM71-like — protein MASDAASKYEEEARCSIIQCTLCKQQYKDPRTLSCLHTFCLKCLRLYIEDLDGSKPKCTICGTEFSGSEKDIEHLQTDVLINRTLECKNEELSDQVCSLCDSEATEKCFHCNHCLCDRDADNHRKIPSTMNHTLVKLKEYQQMSASERLSLRPTKCSQSHHGDCTVDYFCSTCDTPVCIKCTLTDHDRTEHNLHSMNEVIETDKKELSEEQLFVATQYKQLTKAEKKIFETREKLTKAKEEAIKIITERSNDLRKHIDRLQNELADDITAKYNTKVNVLDKQLDDMDRRMNEMDMTTAYIDALMQCKNPEVFLDASKKWYEQFKEKKPDYSEVEVEPIENSYLRVELDEKPIDDIVKAELICTVFCTSAVGCHSQLNGCPDEAEIGSDVKFNIVIKDKNDSKVALCGTSPDVEITSPNDHKTVLNGETTSGSKFKYEWSPTSLGKHTLSVRLFNNDVKGSPKVISIYPKNSKGQHKNDKGGSNSTQKKSGSSSKHVKSEQRKAGWKK, from the coding sequence ATGGCATCAGACGCTGCCAGTAAATACGAAGAAGAAGCACGATGCAGTATAATTCAGTGTACCTTATGTAAACAGCAATACAAAGATCCTAGAACGTTGTCGTGTCTACATACATTCTGTCTAAAATGCTTACGTTTGTATATTGAAGACTTGGACGGCTCGAAACCGAAATGCACAATATGCGGAACTGAATTCTCTGGCTCTGAAAAAGACATTGAGCATTTACAAACAGATGTACTAATTAATCGTACACTTGAATGCAAAAATGAAGAACTTTCTGATCAAGTATGCTCATTGTGTGACTCTGAAGCAACCGAGAAATGCTTCCACTGTAACCATTGTCTTTGTGACCGAGATGCAGATAACCATCGCAAAATTCCTTCAACAATGAATCACACGCTGGTGAAACTGAAAGAATACCAGCAGATGTCGGCATCAGAGCGTCTTTCTCTTCGTCCAACAAAGTGTTCGCAGTCGCATCATGGAGATTGTACTGTAGACTATTTCTGCTCAACTTGTGATACACCGGTGTGCATCAAATGCACGTTGACAGACCATGACCGTACAGAGCATAATTTACACAGCATGAACGAGGTTATCGAGACAGACAAAAAAGAACTTAGCGAAGAACAATTGTTTGTAGCCACACAATACAAGCAACTAACCAAAGCTGAAAAGAAAATCTTTGAAACAAGAGAAAAACTCACTAAAGCAAAAGAGGAAgcgataaaaataataacagaacGGTCGAATGATTTGAGAAAACACATAGACAGGCTGCAAAATGAATTAGCTGATGATATCACCGCAAAATACAACACAAAGGTGAATGTTCTTGACAAACAGCTCGATGACATGGATCGTCGCATGAATGAAATGGACATGACGACGGCATACATCGACGCATTAATGCAATGCAAGAACCCAGAGGTATTCCTAGATGCTAGTAAAAAATGGTACGAACAATTTAAAGAAAAGAAACCAGATTACTCGGAAGTTGAAGTTGAGCCAATTGAGAACTCGTACCTTAGAGTGGAACTGGACGAGAAACCAATAGACGATATTGTAAAAGCAGAACTAATCTGCACTGTATTCTGTACATCTGCAGTTGGTTGTCATTCACAACTCAATGGTTGTCCAGATGAAGCCGAGATTGGCTCTGACGTTAAGTTTAACATCGtaattaaagataaaaatgaTTCAAAGGTTGCACTTTGTGGAACGTCGCCAGATGTGGAAATTACGAGTCCTAATGACCATAAGACAGTTTTAAATGGTGAAACAACTTCAGGTAGTAAATTCAAATACGAATGGAGTCCAACTTCTCTTGGTAAACACACTTTATCAGTTCGACTTTTCAATAATGACGTGAAGGGTTCGCCAAAGGTAATTAGCATATACCCCAAAAATAGCAAAGGTCAACACAAAAATGATAAAGGTGGAAGTAATAGCACACAAAAGAAATCAGGATCATCTTCAAAACATGTAAAGTCAGAACAAAGAAAAGCAGGATGGAAAAAGTAA